A genomic window from Deltaproteobacteria bacterium includes:
- a CDS encoding ATP-binding cassette domain-containing protein, whose amino-acid sequence MAVFEATAVVKRYGGAVVVGPIDLAIPEATTTALIGPSGAGKSTLLRMLNGLIRPDSGTVRFRGRPLPPDGLEPIRRQIGYVVQGGALFPHLGANENVALVARWLRWDATRVAARIEELAAVVRLPHDALRRFPRQLSGGQAQRVSLMRALMLDPEVLLLDEPLGALDPMTRFDLQQDLRDAFARLGKTVVMVTHDLAEAAFLAGNAVLLRDGRIVQQGPVEELARAPADEFVARFVQAHRRSP is encoded by the coding sequence ATGGCGGTCTTCGAAGCTACGGCAGTGGTGAAACGCTACGGCGGCGCGGTGGTCGTCGGACCGATCGATCTGGCGATTCCCGAGGCGACGACGACGGCGCTCATCGGACCGAGCGGCGCGGGGAAATCCACCCTGCTGCGGATGCTGAACGGGTTGATTCGACCCGATAGCGGCACCGTGCGCTTCCGGGGCCGCCCCCTGCCACCCGACGGGCTGGAGCCGATCCGGCGCCAGATCGGATACGTAGTCCAAGGTGGCGCGCTGTTCCCTCACCTCGGGGCCAACGAGAACGTCGCGCTGGTCGCGCGCTGGCTTCGGTGGGATGCGACGCGCGTCGCCGCGCGGATCGAAGAGCTCGCGGCAGTCGTCCGCCTTCCGCACGACGCGTTGCGCCGTTTTCCCCGCCAGCTCTCCGGTGGGCAGGCGCAACGGGTCAGCCTGATGCGGGCGCTGATGCTCGATCCCGAGGTCCTGCTCCTCGACGAGCCGCTCGGCGCCCTCGATCCAATGACGCGGTTCGATCTGCAGCAGGACCTGCGCGACGCCTTCGCGCGGCTGGGAAAGACAGTGGTGATGGTGACGCACGATCTCGCCGAAGCGGCCTTCCTCGCCGGCAACGCGGTCCTGCTCCGGGACGGGCGCATCGTGCAGCAGGGGCCTGTGGAGGAGCTCGCGCGCGCGCCCGCCGACGAGTTCGTCGCACGATTCGTCCAGGCGCACAGGCGGTCGCCATGA